A stretch of the Verrucomicrobiota bacterium genome encodes the following:
- a CDS encoding histidine kinase codes for MSPGSSTRNRTIQWLGWFGVWTLIGLSFAHQYYVSSASFGNPVPWRHAISHSLADWYLFALLSVPVSWLVRRFAIERTNWVRHAGIHLAAGAAFSIAWMALRAAIGIWQGSATGDTVGFAALFGSLLAKTFYFNLFVYGVIVSVAHAFGYYRRFHDRELNTLELEKRLTHAKLQALQMQLNPHFLFNTLHAISALVHKDAEAADRMISRLSLLLRYTLESTDAHEVSLKEELTFLDRYLEIEQTRFGSRLTVVRDIAPETMQAQVPNLLLQPLVENAIRHGIEPQSKPGRIELRARRWDEQLRLEVRDNGAGFAQGKLTAEGVGLANTRARLQQLYGSRQRIEFSNATDGGLLVQVTIPFRVELNGSRPT; via the coding sequence ATGAGCCCCGGATCCTCAACTCGTAATCGCACGATCCAGTGGCTCGGCTGGTTTGGGGTCTGGACCCTCATTGGCCTTTCGTTCGCCCATCAGTATTACGTCTCGAGCGCGAGCTTCGGGAATCCCGTGCCCTGGCGCCACGCGATCAGCCATTCGCTCGCGGATTGGTATCTGTTCGCTCTGCTCTCGGTTCCGGTGAGCTGGCTGGTGCGGCGGTTCGCGATCGAGCGCACGAACTGGGTGCGCCACGCCGGAATTCATCTGGCCGCCGGCGCCGCCTTTTCGATCGCGTGGATGGCGCTGCGGGCGGCGATCGGGATCTGGCAAGGCTCAGCCACCGGAGACACGGTCGGGTTCGCGGCCTTGTTCGGCTCGCTGCTGGCGAAGACATTCTATTTCAATTTGTTTGTGTATGGCGTCATCGTCAGCGTCGCGCACGCCTTCGGGTACTATCGCAGATTTCACGACCGGGAGCTCAACACCCTCGAACTGGAAAAGCGTTTGACCCATGCCAAACTTCAGGCGCTGCAAATGCAACTGAATCCCCACTTCCTTTTCAACACGCTCCACGCCATCTCCGCCCTGGTGCACAAGGACGCCGAGGCCGCCGATCGCATGATCAGCCGGTTAAGCCTGTTGCTGCGCTACACGCTGGAGAGCACGGACGCGCACGAAGTGTCGTTGAAGGAGGAGCTGACCTTTCTGGATCGCTACCTGGAGATTGAGCAAACGCGATTTGGCAGCCGGCTCACGGTGGTGCGCGATATCGCTCCGGAAACGATGCAAGCCCAGGTGCCAAATCTTCTGTTGCAGCCGCTGGTCGAGAACGCCATCCGTCACGGCATCGAACCGCAATCCAAACCCGGCCGGATCGAGCTGCGGGCGCGGCGATGGGACGAGCAACTGCGGCTCGAAGTGCGCGATAACGGCGCCGGATTCGCCCAGGGGAAATTGACTGCCGAAGGCGTCGGCCTGGCCAACACGCGCGCCCGGCTCCAGCAGCTTTATGGCAGCCGGCAGCGAATTGAGTTTTCCAATGCAACGGATGGTGGTCTGCTCGTCCAGGTGACAATCCCGTTCCGCGTCGAACTTAATGGGAGCCGGCCAACGTGA